In one Sporomusa sphaeroides DSM 2875 genomic region, the following are encoded:
- a CDS encoding GerAB/ArcD/ProY family transporter, with translation MSYHPGRMGLAEGTALVFIILFPRVFLTAPANMVTIAASAGWWVDILAAIPAIIAVLIIRYVYQYVQGDIVNVAERLFGRMGAWLFSILGIIVFFTNAAILLRQFAENTLLTALPQIEFSFIVGWYAFVVALAAWFGLETLARGTYLLMPMSIFSLLAVLLLLVPYYDIYNLTPWVGKGILPSLKQTVLTAGINTGGLILMIVAPALQNLRTFTWASIFGIVSSVSIKGLSIMVFTMVFGVNGATEKILPFFEMARLVYLSRYVQRIESLFIILWVVVGVLGIAISIYMGTYFITRMLLLPTMRPLIPLSAYLIAQLAMMPPDIATVIRLDSLFVVTVFNAGLYLMPTAMLLAVLWHKRKGRVRSCSTG, from the coding sequence ATGAGTTACCATCCTGGACGTATGGGTCTGGCAGAAGGAACTGCCCTGGTTTTTATTATATTGTTCCCGCGCGTTTTTCTTACAGCACCGGCCAATATGGTGACCATTGCCGCCAGCGCCGGCTGGTGGGTGGATATTCTAGCTGCCATTCCGGCTATAATTGCTGTGCTGATCATTCGTTATGTTTATCAATATGTGCAAGGAGACATTGTTAATGTTGCCGAGCGTTTGTTCGGGCGCATGGGGGCCTGGCTTTTCAGCATCCTAGGTATTATTGTTTTTTTTACCAATGCAGCCATACTGCTCAGACAATTTGCCGAGAATACACTGCTTACGGCACTGCCGCAAATAGAATTTAGTTTTATTGTCGGTTGGTATGCTTTTGTAGTGGCATTGGCGGCTTGGTTTGGTCTTGAAACCCTGGCGCGTGGAACATATTTATTAATGCCTATGAGTATTTTCAGCCTGTTAGCCGTTTTATTGCTGTTAGTGCCCTATTATGATATATATAATCTCACTCCCTGGGTAGGCAAAGGCATTTTGCCTTCACTTAAACAAACTGTTTTAACTGCAGGTATTAATACCGGGGGGCTAATCCTTATGATAGTGGCTCCTGCCCTGCAGAACCTCAGGACCTTTACATGGGCCAGCATCTTTGGTATTGTCAGCAGCGTGTCGATTAAAGGCCTGTCGATCATGGTATTTACTATGGTATTTGGCGTAAATGGCGCAACCGAAAAGATATTGCCATTCTTTGAAATGGCACGCTTGGTATATTTGAGCCGCTATGTGCAGCGAATCGAATCCTTGTTTATTATCCTATGGGTTGTTGTCGGGGTGCTAGGTATTGCTATCAGTATCTACATGGGTACTTACTTTATTACCAGGATGCTGCTTCTGCCTACTATGCGCCCGCTTATTCCCCTGTCAGCTTACCTTATTGCCCAATTAGCTATGATGCCGCCGGATATTGCTACTGTCATCCGTTTGGATTCCCTGTTTGTCGTAACCGTTTTTAATGCCGGGTTATATCTCATGCCAACAGCAATGCTGCTTGCCGTCCTTTGGCACAAACGAAAAGGGAGAGTTCGCTCATGTTCCACAGGGTAA
- a CDS encoding Ger(x)C family spore germination protein, with the protein MSGCNGARETDAVAYVLAVGVDAAADNQLNVTYLIAIPRALGSGGESGGGEKVVEKVTVKAPSLVEAQTLLNASVGRAPNLSHVKIWVVGEKLARQGLANLIGPLTRFREFRGSMYLVVARGTAKEFIDMNNPELELLPSRWAEGVLGISSESGYYLSSQLHDFYVRLKEPGGAPCTVLAGINPDTGKDKPSAAPTLPDRAPGYLPGDIAREGGNPAALAGTAIFKGDKMIGMLTNVETRMLAILMGNFPKGFLTLADPRVPEQNIYLLMRLGSAPKIEVSLIDDVPEINIEVLIECELSSISSGTNYEADELRPEIEQQVSKAISLEMKNMLVKTQELEADVVNFGKYLRPKVKNYDEFSAIDWNRLYPQAKIHIKVDAKLRRTGLMYKTMPIRE; encoded by the coding sequence ATGTCAGGTTGCAATGGCGCGCGGGAAACTGATGCGGTGGCTTACGTATTGGCTGTTGGCGTTGACGCCGCCGCAGATAATCAATTGAACGTAACCTACCTCATTGCTATTCCCAGGGCATTGGGCAGTGGCGGCGAGAGTGGCGGCGGCGAAAAAGTGGTGGAAAAAGTTACGGTAAAAGCACCTTCGCTGGTTGAGGCTCAGACTTTATTAAATGCCTCTGTCGGCCGTGCACCCAATCTTTCTCATGTCAAGATCTGGGTTGTTGGTGAAAAACTGGCCCGGCAAGGATTAGCCAATTTAATCGGGCCGTTGACTCGTTTCCGGGAATTTCGTGGTTCCATGTACCTAGTAGTCGCCAGAGGTACTGCCAAAGAGTTCATCGATATGAACAATCCGGAACTTGAATTGCTGCCATCACGCTGGGCAGAAGGAGTTTTGGGCATATCATCGGAAAGCGGCTATTATCTATCCAGCCAACTGCATGATTTTTATGTCAGGCTGAAAGAGCCGGGCGGCGCTCCCTGCACTGTTCTGGCAGGAATTAATCCCGATACGGGTAAAGATAAACCAAGTGCTGCACCGACACTTCCAGACCGGGCACCGGGGTATCTTCCCGGCGATATTGCGCGTGAAGGCGGTAATCCGGCCGCCCTTGCGGGCACAGCCATATTTAAAGGTGATAAAATGATAGGTATGCTGACAAATGTAGAAACCCGGATGTTGGCCATTCTTATGGGAAATTTCCCTAAAGGATTTTTAACCTTAGCCGACCCGCGTGTGCCGGAACAGAATATCTATCTTCTGATGCGGTTGGGGAGCGCTCCGAAAATTGAGGTCAGCCTGATTGACGATGTACCGGAAATCAATATTGAAGTGCTGATAGAATGTGAATTAAGCAGTATTTCCAGCGGTACTAACTATGAGGCTGATGAGCTGCGGCCGGAGATAGAGCAGCAGGTATCTAAAGCCATTTCTCTGGAGATGAAAAACATGCTGGTCAAAACTCAGGAACTTGAAGCCGATGTTGTAAACTTTGGCAAATATTTGCGGCCTAAAGTCAAAAATTATGACGAGTTTAGCGCAATTGACTGGAACCGTCTTTATCCACAGGCCAAAATACATATCAAAGTAGATGCCAAGTTGCGCCGTACCGGCCTTATGTATAAAACTATGCCAATCAGGGAGTGA
- a CDS encoding TerC family protein, with translation MDFFGTIGPEWFMALGSILLVNLVLSGDNAVIIALASKNLPPDQRNKAIMWGSVGAVVLRIILTFVAAYLLDIPYLQFFGGLALLYIAISLLKKDEGEGNVGQANSYFEAIKIILFADLIMSLDNVLALAAIAQTVPSGKYGLITIGLATSIPLVVFGAQLLMKLMDRFPIIIYIGAGILGYAAAAMIVADSAVGQYVSDYALFLKIALTLAVVGIGYVRRNKPDAPTEAEG, from the coding sequence ATGGATTTTTTCGGTACTATTGGTCCTGAATGGTTTATGGCTTTGGGAAGCATCCTTTTGGTTAACTTGGTATTAAGCGGTGATAATGCTGTTATTATTGCACTTGCCAGTAAAAACCTGCCACCTGATCAAAGAAACAAAGCAATTATGTGGGGAAGTGTGGGGGCGGTTGTTCTCAGGATCATTCTTACCTTCGTAGCAGCTTATCTGTTGGATATCCCGTATCTCCAATTTTTTGGCGGTTTGGCCTTGCTTTATATTGCCATTAGCCTGTTGAAAAAAGATGAGGGTGAAGGCAATGTAGGTCAAGCTAATTCCTACTTCGAAGCCATTAAAATTATTCTGTTTGCCGACCTTATCATGAGCCTGGACAATGTTCTTGCTTTGGCCGCTATTGCCCAAACCGTTCCTTCCGGTAAATACGGTTTGATTACGATTGGTCTTGCAACCAGCATTCCGCTAGTGGTGTTTGGCGCCCAACTTTTGATGAAACTTATGGATCGTTTCCCGATCATTATCTATATCGGAGCAGGTATACTTGGGTATGCAGCCGCTGCAATGATCGTTGCCGATAGTGCGGTCGGACAATATGTCAGCGATTATGCGTTATTCCTCAAGATTGCTTTGACATTGGCAGTAGTTGGTATCGGGTATGTGAGGAGAAACAAACCTGATGCCCCCACTGAAGCCGAGGGTTAA
- the htpG gene encoding molecular chaperone HtpG, whose translation MVQEAITKETREFQAETKQLLDLMVHSIYTNREIFLRELISNASDAIDKIRFESLTNHALLENETDFEIFLIPDETTHTLTIADNGMGMTLDEVVENIGTIAKSGTKSFLEKVKEAGSVADTELIGQFGVGFYSAFMVAEKVTLLTRAPGQSKGIKWESTGDGTYTIEECDKDTRGTTIVLTLKQEYHSPEHQEENFLNRYILQNLVKKYSDYIRYPIKMNFVKEEQPLDAEGKAIADAPPSQTVEVCTLNSMTPLWTRNKNDISKDEYNQLYKTLFHDWEDALEIIHSKVEGAVEYTTLLFVPAHAPFDFYQREATTGIRLYSKNVFIMDNCQELLPEYLRFVKGLVDSPDFSLNISRELLQHSQQLKLVGKNLEKSILKTLENMLSKDRSKYEKFWNEYGKAIKTGVYADYHSRDKLKDLLLFSSSQSEELTTLQEYTDRMPEQQKVIYYATGKDRSAVERLPQMELLKEKGIEVLYLFDRVDEFSIDALGEYKDKKFQSVSRGNLDLEDIGSSEIQKEVQELSKENESLIKAIKDQLTGKVADVKLSSRLKSSAVCLVSGDTGISLSMEQILAEMNKSSFKASRILEINPDHEIFAVIKTLHETAPDSTEFKDYCDLLYGQALLMEGIAPEDPISFANKVAALMAQSRR comes from the coding sequence ATGGTTCAAGAAGCAATTACTAAAGAAACAAGGGAATTTCAAGCAGAGACTAAACAATTGTTGGATTTGATGGTTCACTCTATTTATACTAACCGGGAAATTTTTTTGCGGGAACTTATCTCGAATGCCTCAGACGCCATCGACAAAATTCGGTTTGAGTCATTAACCAATCATGCGCTTTTAGAAAACGAGACTGATTTTGAAATCTTTCTTATTCCCGACGAAACTACTCATACTCTGACTATTGCCGACAATGGCATGGGCATGACGCTTGATGAAGTAGTTGAGAACATCGGCACTATCGCTAAATCAGGTACAAAATCCTTCCTTGAAAAAGTAAAAGAGGCTGGTTCGGTCGCTGATACGGAATTAATTGGTCAGTTCGGGGTCGGTTTTTACTCAGCCTTTATGGTGGCTGAAAAAGTAACTTTATTAACCCGTGCACCTGGACAAAGCAAAGGAATTAAGTGGGAGTCAACCGGTGATGGCACTTATACCATCGAAGAGTGTGACAAGGATACGCGCGGCACCACGATTGTACTGACTTTAAAGCAAGAGTATCATTCACCTGAGCATCAGGAAGAAAACTTTTTAAACCGCTATATTCTTCAAAACCTGGTAAAAAAATATTCTGATTACATCCGCTATCCCATTAAAATGAATTTTGTCAAAGAAGAACAGCCATTAGATGCGGAGGGCAAAGCAATAGCTGATGCGCCTCCTTCCCAAACAGTAGAAGTATGCACCCTTAACTCCATGACGCCGCTGTGGACGCGTAACAAGAATGATATCTCCAAAGATGAGTACAATCAGCTATATAAAACCCTTTTCCATGATTGGGAAGATGCTTTGGAGATCATTCACTCGAAAGTAGAAGGTGCTGTAGAATATACTACCCTGCTCTTCGTTCCTGCTCATGCTCCTTTTGATTTTTACCAGCGTGAGGCCACAACCGGTATCAGACTATACTCTAAAAATGTATTTATCATGGACAATTGCCAGGAATTGCTTCCTGAGTATTTACGCTTTGTCAAAGGCCTGGTCGACTCTCCCGACTTTTCCCTTAATATCTCCCGGGAGCTTCTCCAACACAGTCAACAGCTAAAACTGGTTGGTAAAAACCTGGAAAAGAGCATCCTGAAAACACTGGAAAATATGCTGAGCAAAGACCGGTCTAAATATGAAAAGTTCTGGAACGAGTATGGTAAAGCCATAAAAACAGGAGTTTATGCGGATTATCACAGTCGTGACAAGTTAAAAGATCTGCTGCTTTTCTCCTCTTCCCAGTCTGAAGAGCTTACTACATTGCAAGAGTACACAGACCGGATGCCTGAGCAACAAAAAGTTATTTATTACGCCACCGGCAAAGATCGTTCTGCCGTAGAGCGTCTGCCACAGATGGAACTTCTCAAAGAAAAAGGTATTGAAGTCCTCTACCTCTTTGATCGGGTGGACGAATTTAGTATTGATGCTCTGGGTGAGTACAAGGATAAAAAATTCCAGTCAGTCAGCCGCGGCAATTTAGACTTGGAAGATATCGGCTCTTCTGAAATACAAAAAGAGGTTCAAGAGCTTTCCAAGGAAAATGAGTCGTTGATTAAAGCAATAAAAGACCAGTTGACCGGTAAAGTTGCCGATGTTAAGCTTAGCAGCCGCCTCAAATCAAGCGCTGTTTGCCTGGTTAGCGGTGATACCGGCATTAGCTTATCTATGGAACAAATTTTAGCTGAGATGAACAAGTCTTCCTTCAAAGCAAGCCGTATCCTGGAAATCAATCCAGACCATGAAATTTTCGCCGTTATCAAGACCCTGCATGAAACGGCTCCGGATTCTACAGAGTTTAAAGATTATTGCGATTTACTCTATGGGCAGGCCTTGCTTATGGAGGGCATTGCCCCTGAAGACCCAATCAGCTTTGCCAACAAAGTCGCTGCATTAATGGCACAAAGCAGGAGGTAA
- a CDS encoding response regulator — MPRILICDDSSFMRMILKKLLIEKGHEVVAEAGDGKHAVQLYRQHKPDLVTMDITMPVMDGIQAVKHIHEEDPFARIVMVTAIGQRSIITEAIKAGASSFIIKPFDPGQVEETINKVLAG; from the coding sequence ATGCCAAGAATATTAATATGTGATGATTCCTCATTCATGCGCATGATACTCAAAAAACTGCTAATAGAAAAAGGACACGAAGTAGTTGCAGAAGCTGGTGACGGAAAACACGCTGTACAATTATATCGTCAACATAAACCGGACTTGGTTACTATGGATATCACCATGCCGGTCATGGACGGAATCCAGGCAGTCAAACATATTCATGAGGAAGACCCTTTTGCTCGTATTGTTATGGTAACAGCCATTGGTCAACGGAGTATTATCACTGAGGCCATCAAAGCAGGTGCATCAAGTTTTATTATCAAACCTTTTGATCCAGGACAAGTAGAGGAAACGATCAATAAAGTCCTGGCTGGTTAA
- a CDS encoding ABC transporter substrate-binding protein: MVRRWCGLVSVLLVLTFLITACSQAPATRVNPAKAPAWSSGLTPLPQEIVVKVGMKQVVSDAGILIGMAKGYYQDLGIKIEPVQFNTGQEMINQLAAGQLDVGATVTASGLLNAMSRDIPVKIVADKGINVPGQGYYRLVIRKDLAGKIEDFSDLRGKKIAVVGTASLDEICLDRVLAKGGLTVNDIDMQVIRAFPDMLVSLGNKSIDAAMVIEPFVTQGIARGFVDPWKDPSEYDPEAQIALLVYGTSMTTRPDVANRFMTAYVKSMRDYNDAFFKNKNKGEIIAILCRYSVIKDPELYEKMFPTGLNPDGYLRMQGIAADLAWYKARGLLKSEIQLEDAVDNKYVDFAVQTLGAYQ, encoded by the coding sequence ATGGTAAGACGCTGGTGTGGACTGGTTTCAGTCTTACTTGTACTCACCTTTCTCATTACTGCCTGCAGTCAGGCGCCCGCTACCCGGGTAAATCCGGCAAAAGCCCCTGCCTGGTCCTCTGGCTTAACGCCCCTGCCACAAGAAATCGTTGTAAAAGTCGGCATGAAGCAGGTTGTTTCCGATGCTGGTATTCTTATTGGCATGGCTAAAGGGTATTATCAGGATCTGGGGATTAAAATTGAGCCTGTACAGTTTAATACAGGCCAGGAAATGATCAATCAATTGGCCGCAGGTCAGTTAGATGTCGGTGCGACAGTTACGGCATCCGGACTGCTAAACGCCATGTCGCGGGACATACCGGTAAAAATTGTAGCCGACAAAGGCATTAATGTTCCCGGTCAAGGCTATTACCGGCTGGTTATAAGAAAAGACCTTGCCGGCAAAATTGAAGATTTTTCCGACTTGCGCGGCAAAAAAATTGCCGTGGTTGGCACAGCTTCACTTGATGAAATATGTTTAGACAGAGTGTTGGCCAAGGGAGGCTTAACCGTCAACGATATTGATATGCAGGTAATCCGTGCTTTCCCGGATATGCTTGTTTCACTTGGCAATAAAAGTATCGACGCCGCTATGGTGATTGAGCCTTTTGTAACCCAAGGTATTGCCAGAGGATTTGTCGATCCCTGGAAAGACCCGTCTGAATATGACCCTGAGGCACAAATCGCGCTGTTAGTGTACGGCACAAGCATGACAACACGGCCAGATGTCGCCAACCGCTTTATGACCGCCTATGTTAAATCTATGCGCGACTACAATGACGCCTTTTTTAAGAATAAAAATAAAGGAGAGATCATTGCTATACTGTGCAGGTATTCAGTAATCAAAGATCCTGAACTATATGAAAAAATGTTTCCCACAGGACTTAATCCTGACGGTTACCTAAGAATGCAGGGCATTGCTGCTGACTTGGCCTGGTACAAAGCCAGAGGCTTGCTGAAATCCGAAATTCAATTGGAAGATGCTGTTGATAACAAGTATGTAGACTTTGCCGTACAAACATTGGGTGCTTATCAGTAA
- a CDS encoding ABC transporter permease, with translation MKTAISILSPLTLLFIWEIAARAGFVDTRLLSSPSLILQAFFPLLISGDLIYNTWVSVLRVIWGFLAGAIPGILLGMSMGLSPFVRSAFEPMIAATYPIPKLAIMPLILLIFGLGETSKIFTIAIGVFYLVVINTMAGVLNIDKIYLEVAKNFGASRKDFYLTVALPGALPMIFAGLKLGMGMALILIVAAEMSAAKAGVGWMIWRAYDMFDIEQMFVALITLSVLGYIFSLLLDWLEHLVLPWKQTN, from the coding sequence ATGAAAACAGCCATTTCCATACTGTCTCCGTTAACTCTGCTCTTCATTTGGGAAATTGCAGCCCGGGCAGGGTTTGTTGATACCCGTTTGCTCTCAAGTCCGTCACTTATTCTCCAGGCTTTTTTCCCTTTATTAATTTCCGGCGACCTGATTTACAACACCTGGGTAAGCGTATTACGGGTCATTTGGGGCTTTCTGGCCGGTGCCATTCCCGGGATTCTTCTCGGCATGAGCATGGGGCTTTCCCCTTTTGTTCGTTCGGCTTTTGAACCAATGATTGCAGCTACCTATCCTATTCCCAAACTAGCCATTATGCCGCTCATTCTCCTCATTTTCGGACTGGGGGAAACCTCCAAGATATTCACCATTGCCATTGGTGTCTTTTATCTGGTGGTAATTAATACGATGGCCGGTGTATTAAATATTGATAAAATTTATCTGGAGGTCGCCAAAAATTTTGGTGCCAGCCGTAAAGATTTTTACCTTACCGTTGCTTTGCCGGGAGCATTGCCCATGATATTCGCCGGCCTGAAGCTTGGTATGGGCATGGCTCTTATTCTGATTGTGGCAGCCGAAATGTCGGCCGCCAAAGCCGGCGTCGGTTGGATGATTTGGCGGGCCTATGATATGTTTGATATTGAGCAGATGTTTGTGGCACTGATTACCTTATCGGTGCTTGGCTATATCTTTTCCCTGTTGCTTGACTGGCTGGAACATCTGGTGCTGCCCTGGAAACAAACCAATTAA
- a CDS encoding ABC transporter ATP-binding protein: MPYDSNSIVLTNIGKTFATSRGQITALTDINIAIGDGEFFSIVGPSGCGKTTLLRILAGLDTASCGSVDIALKSGDRPVNSMVFQEQSVFPWMTVIDNVAYGLKLRGIPKKERYEIAEDYIRMIGLSKFAKAYPHQLSGGMKQRVSVARAFANDPEILLMDEPFGALDEQNRIILQQELLRIWDLSKKTTVFITHSIDEALCLSDRILIMTAHPGTVKSIVNVNLSRPRDIAAIRTTLHYNELFQSIWLTLREEVLKVKELELADG; encoded by the coding sequence ATGCCTTATGACAGCAACAGCATTGTCTTAACCAATATAGGAAAAACATTTGCTACCAGCCGTGGTCAGATTACCGCTCTTACTGACATTAATATTGCTATCGGAGACGGTGAGTTTTTCTCGATTGTTGGACCAAGCGGCTGCGGCAAAACTACACTGCTGCGCATACTTGCCGGCTTGGATACAGCATCTTGCGGCAGTGTTGATATAGCACTCAAATCAGGCGACCGCCCGGTAAATTCTATGGTGTTTCAGGAACAGTCGGTCTTTCCCTGGATGACGGTGATTGACAATGTAGCGTACGGCCTCAAACTGCGTGGTATACCCAAAAAAGAGCGTTATGAAATTGCTGAAGATTATATTCGTATGATAGGCCTGAGCAAATTTGCCAAAGCCTATCCTCACCAGCTTTCCGGCGGTATGAAGCAGCGGGTAAGCGTGGCCCGCGCTTTTGCCAATGATCCGGAGATACTGCTAATGGATGAGCCTTTTGGTGCGCTTGATGAACAGAACAGGATCATTCTTCAGCAAGAACTATTGCGTATTTGGGATCTGAGCAAAAAAACCACCGTCTTTATCACCCATAGCATTGATGAAGCTTTATGCCTCAGTGACCGCATTCTCATCATGACCGCACATCCTGGTACAGTCAAATCAATCGTCAATGTCAATCTCTCCCGCCCTCGTGACATTGCGGCCATCCGCACCACTCTTCATTATAACGAACTGTTCCAGTCTATCTGGCTGACACTGCGTGAAGAGGTATTAAAGGTAAAAGAGCTGGAACTGGCTGACGGGTAA
- the pyrE gene encoding orotate phosphoribosyltransferase: MNEAEVRQLFVETGAILEGHFLLTSGLHSPLYVEKFQVLQYPKHTEKLCVAMAERFKNANIELVVGPVTGGIILAHEVGKHLGTRAIFTERENGKMTLRRGFVIEKGQRVLIVEDIVTTGGSVKEVVDVVRQHGGIPVAVGMLVDRSGGKADFSIPAQALLHLTVPAYQPDDCPLCKEGTAITKRGSRKL, encoded by the coding sequence ATGAATGAGGCAGAAGTGAGACAGCTATTTGTTGAGACAGGTGCCATTTTAGAGGGGCATTTTCTATTGACGTCAGGCTTGCATAGTCCGCTGTATGTCGAGAAATTCCAGGTGTTGCAATATCCGAAACATACTGAAAAACTGTGTGTGGCAATGGCTGAACGTTTTAAGAACGCTAATATTGAACTGGTAGTTGGCCCTGTAACCGGAGGCATCATCCTGGCCCATGAAGTGGGTAAACATCTTGGTACCCGTGCCATTTTTACTGAGCGGGAAAATGGAAAGATGACACTAAGACGCGGTTTTGTTATTGAAAAAGGGCAGCGTGTGCTTATTGTTGAAGATATTGTTACAACAGGCGGATCGGTAAAAGAAGTTGTTGATGTGGTGCGCCAGCATGGCGGCATTCCGGTTGCGGTAGGCATGCTGGTTGACCGCAGCGGCGGCAAAGCCGACTTTAGTATACCGGCTCAAGCGCTGCTGCATTTGACTGTTCCGGCCTACCAACCGGATGATTGCCCTTTATGTAAAGAAGGTACAGCCATCACCAAGCGCGGCAGCCGCAAGCTATAA
- the pyrF gene encoding orotidine-5'-phosphate decarboxylase — MEVRNRLIVALDVASMADVRQLVETLGDAVSYYKVGMQLFYSVGMECLTYLREQGKDVFLDLKMHDIPNTVAQGAASLTRLGVAMINVHASGGQAMMQAAAEKVAETAKTLNIPRPKLIAVTILTSMNDAEWASLRNTASIPDQVVHLAKMAQAAGMDGVVASPQEAELIRAACGKNFAIITPGVRPHGAALNDQSRIATPAAALQAGAHYLVVGRPITAAPDPRAAALAILEEMREA, encoded by the coding sequence ATGGAAGTACGTAACCGTTTGATTGTAGCCCTCGATGTTGCCAGTATGGCTGATGTCAGGCAACTTGTTGAGACTTTAGGCGATGCAGTAAGCTATTATAAAGTCGGCATGCAGCTTTTTTATAGTGTGGGCATGGAATGTCTGACCTATCTGCGTGAGCAGGGTAAAGATGTATTTCTTGATCTGAAAATGCATGATATTCCGAATACGGTGGCTCAGGGTGCGGCTTCGCTCACCCGGCTGGGAGTGGCTATGATTAATGTTCATGCATCAGGCGGACAGGCGATGATGCAGGCTGCGGCTGAAAAGGTTGCCGAAACCGCCAAAACCCTTAATATACCGCGACCCAAGCTTATAGCTGTCACTATCCTTACCAGTATGAATGATGCCGAATGGGCCTCGCTGAGAAATACGGCCAGTATTCCTGACCAGGTAGTGCATCTGGCAAAAATGGCGCAGGCAGCCGGAATGGACGGAGTAGTTGCATCACCGCAGGAAGCAGAGCTTATCCGGGCAGCCTGTGGCAAGAATTTTGCCATTATTACTCCCGGTGTTCGCCCCCATGGCGCAGCCTTAAACGACCAAAGCCGGATTGCTACACCGGCGGCGGCTTTACAGGCAGGCGCACATTATCTGGTGGTAGGACGGCCCATTACGGCAGCCCCGGATCCAAGGGCAGCAGCATTGGCAATTTTAGAGGAAATGAGGGAAGCATAA
- a CDS encoding dihydroorotate dehydrogenase — MVSNVNDMLAVNIAGIKMKTPVMTASGTFGFGLEYSDFVDLNQVGAIVVKGTTLAPKAGNSGRRMAETPAGMLNSIGLENPGVEEFIHTIMPRLAKYDVPVIVNISGNTVEEYGQLAARLDKTGVAGLEVNISCPNVKQGGIAFGTCPDSAAQVVREVKAKTTLPVIAKLSPNVTDIALMAKAVEAAGADAISLINTLLGMAIDIHTWRPVLGNIVGGFSGPAVKPVALRMVWQAANAVKVPVIGMGGIMTAADAVEFMLAGASAVAVGTANFVNPYAAVEVAGGIRDYLTERGLNQVSQLVGKVNCG, encoded by the coding sequence ATGGTGAGCAATGTAAATGATATGCTTGCTGTCAATATTGCCGGGATAAAAATGAAGACACCGGTTATGACAGCTTCAGGAACCTTTGGCTTTGGTCTGGAATACAGCGATTTTGTTGATTTGAACCAGGTAGGTGCCATAGTCGTTAAAGGCACAACCCTTGCTCCGAAGGCCGGTAACAGCGGCCGGCGGATGGCGGAAACCCCGGCAGGGATGCTCAACTCTATTGGTCTGGAAAATCCCGGTGTGGAGGAATTTATCCACACCATAATGCCCAGACTGGCGAAATATGATGTGCCTGTTATTGTTAATATTTCAGGCAATACGGTGGAAGAATACGGGCAATTGGCGGCAAGGCTTGACAAGACAGGGGTAGCCGGTTTGGAAGTAAATATTTCCTGCCCTAATGTCAAGCAAGGCGGCATTGCCTTCGGCACCTGCCCGGATAGTGCGGCGCAGGTAGTGCGGGAAGTAAAAGCAAAGACTACTTTGCCGGTTATCGCCAAGCTTTCACCCAATGTTACCGATATTGCCCTCATGGCCAAAGCGGTGGAAGCTGCCGGTGCGGATGCCATCTCGCTCATTAATACCCTGCTGGGAATGGCTATCGATATCCATACCTGGCGGCCTGTGCTTGGCAACATTGTCGGTGGCTTTTCCGGGCCGGCAGTTAAACCGGTGGCGCTGCGCATGGTGTGGCAGGCAGCCAACGCCGTCAAAGTACCGGTTATTGGTATGGGTGGAATTATGACTGCAGCTGACGCCGTTGAATTTATGCTGGCCGGAGCCAGTGCCGTAGCGGTTGGCACAGCCAATTTTGTTAATCCGTACGCAGCAGTTGAGGTAGCCGGGGGCATCAGAGATTATCTTACCGAGCGCGGTTTGAACCAGGTGAGCCAGCTTGTCGGCAAAGTCAACTGCGGCTAA